A region of Candidatus Schekmanbacteria bacterium DNA encodes the following proteins:
- a CDS encoding PAS domain-containing protein encodes MKNIPRLALERFISFLPFSTALIDKKLKVLLANQQFEEIMGLSSKMIVEKSCEELFSANKHILNIIERALQNNSVCSESKSTLYRWGRPPIPIEVTASPIGERGNIFQEASLILILKDNSTIAQIESREEQNELIKNMEVFSHRLIHEIRNPLGSIKGAAQMLKKVESLNEDSMEFLNIILSEVSRLNRMTGDLSTFMSNKSVSFERLNIHKIIDRVLNTFSLDNRFRNINFKREYDPSLPEIEGNEDELIQLFQNIIKNAAESQDFQGEIITRTKYTRIAFPKNSKTAHHGYLAIEIIDCGEGIPEERKDKIFLPFFTTKKEGTGLGLAISLKIATKHNGMIEFKNREDETGSICRITLPFAKD; translated from the coding sequence ATGAAGAACATTCCCCGCTTAGCGCTTGAAAGGTTTATTTCATTTCTTCCCTTTTCAACTGCTTTGATTGACAAAAAATTAAAGGTCCTATTGGCAAATCAGCAGTTTGAAGAGATAATGGGACTTTCTTCAAAAATGATAGTTGAAAAAAGCTGTGAAGAGCTCTTTTCAGCAAATAAGCATATCTTGAATATCATTGAAAGAGCACTGCAAAATAACAGTGTTTGCTCAGAATCAAAATCAACTCTCTACCGGTGGGGAAGACCGCCTATTCCAATTGAGGTTACTGCATCTCCAATAGGAGAAAGAGGGAACATTTTTCAAGAGGCGTCCTTAATTTTAATTCTAAAAGACAATTCAACTATTGCACAGATTGAAAGCAGAGAAGAACAGAATGAATTAATTAAAAATATGGAAGTTTTTTCACATAGACTTATACATGAAATCCGCAATCCTTTGGGCTCAATAAAAGGTGCGGCACAAATGTTGAAGAAGGTAGAAAGTTTGAATGAAGATTCGATGGAATTTTTGAATATCATTTTATCGGAAGTTTCACGCCTTAATCGTATGACAGGAGACCTTTCAACATTTATGTCCAACAAGTCTGTCTCCTTTGAAAGGCTGAATATTCATAAAATCATCGACAGAGTGCTCAATACTTTCTCTCTCGACAACAGATTCAGAAATATAAACTTCAAAAGAGAATATGACCCAAGTTTGCCTGAAATTGAAGGAAATGAAGACGAGTTAATACAGCTCTTCCAAAATATAATAAAGAATGCCGCTGAATCGCAGGACTTCCAAGGAGAAATCATTACTCGCACAAAATACACGCGAATCGCGTTTCCAAAAAATTCAAAAACAGCACATCATGGCTATCTGGCAATCGAAATAATCGATTGCGGAGAAGGAATACCAGAAGAAAGAAAAGACAAGATATTCCTACCTTTCTTTACGACAAAGAAGGAAGGCACCGGTTTAGGGCTTGCAATATCATTAAAAATCGCAACAAAACACAATGGTATGATAGAATTTAAAAATAGAGAAGACGAAACGGGGAGCATTTGCCGCATTACGCTTCCCTTTGCAAAAGATTGA